The proteins below come from a single Panicum hallii strain FIL2 chromosome 7, PHallii_v3.1, whole genome shotgun sequence genomic window:
- the LOC112899906 gene encoding uncharacterized protein LOC112899906, whose translation MASIIIIAVVFVLDVLAFVLAIGAERRRSYVTYVNVDTYGRAYCVYSSDASTAYGVSALLLLLAGQAVAMVATRCFCCGRALSPGRWRAWSGICFVVCCITFVIAELCLLAGSVRNAYHTKYIPRPSDSPPSCAMLRKGVFAAGAAFTFLTALFTELHYLFYARSRAAADVPPPIVGGIGMTRM comes from the exons ATGGcgtccatcatcatcatcgccgTGGTGTTCGTCCTGGACGTCCTCGCCTTCGTCCTCGCCATCGGCGCCGAGCGCCGACGGAGCTAC GTGACCTACGTGAACGTGGACACCTACGGGCGCGCCTACTGCGTGTACAGCTCCGACGCGTCCACGGCGTACGGCGTCagcgcgctgctgctgctgctcgccgGCCAGGCGGTCGCCATGGTCGCCACACGCTGCTTCTGCTGCGGACGCGCGCTCTCGCCGGGGCGCTGGCGGGCATGGTCCGGCATCTGCTTCGTCGTATGCTG CATCACGTTCGTGATCGCGGAGCTGTGCCTGCTGGCGGGCTCGGTCCGGAACGCGTATCACACCAAGTACATCCCGCGGCCGAGCGACAGCCCGCCTTCGTGCGCGATGCTCCGCAAGGGCGtcttcgccgccggcgccgccttcaCCTTCCTCACCGCGCTCTTCACCGAGCTGCACTACCTCTTCTACGCCAggtcgcgcgccgccgccgacgtgcCGCCGCCCATCGTCGGCGGCATCGGCATGACACGCATGTGA
- the LOC112899904 gene encoding WD repeat-containing protein 44-like, producing MPEAAARPPGPDPAGEDAEQEEEFYESLDRILSSSCSSTSASDDDADHRRRRRSHRHLQPPPPHAPAAVPSAYDVWISEPTSVEERRRLLLQRLGLFSDPTQPPSPRRSPRSPSPPAASPPASPPPRPEAAAEEPRSAGLGKPPLARNPSSSGGEQCRIRNLDDGTEFEVGEVHEEVVREVGTGRQLTLEEFELCVGRSPIVHELMKRTTTAASSSASDHAAPASKPRRKPGGGWLRGIRQLAGSVAYGRRSTEEGDKEKEREARRLSSATDDSLDGSGSRNAGRVRVRQYGKACKELTGLFMTQELAAHSGSVWCINFSLDGRYLATAGEDRVIHVWEVSEGERRGELLGEASVTKENGGGCSPFLAVVGNDSPEIAALSLTGADGGYVEKKRRPRKQSNRKSVGSDHLVVPECVFGFRDKPVCSLLGHAADVLDLSWSKSQYLISSSMDKTVKLWDITSSTCLKTFSHTDYVTCIQFNPVDDNFFISGSLDEKVRIWNVRDRKIEDWNDLHEMVTAACYSPDGQVALVGSHKGSCHIFDTSEKKLQYKSHIDLRIRKKKSGQKKITGFQFAPGSSLEVLITSADSRIRVVNGDELVHKFKGFRNTSSQISASVAPNGKYVICASEDSHVYVWRHDNSSHPSRSRSTVDVTNSYEHFHCHGVTVAITWPGAEARGSFGSRSSRHSDSDGAGNSGRDVPVENTEHNSDAADNRDNESPVCEGAASRCASKHPGDGASTSWPDEKLPSAKSSPGQCSSDLCIGAMDVQRRSAWGLVIVTAGRGGEIRVFQNFGFPVQV from the exons atgccggaggcggcggcgcggccgccgggcCCGGATCCGGCTGGCGAGGACgcggagcaggaggaggagttCTACGAGTCGCTGGATCGgatcctctcctcctcctgctcttccacctccgcctccgacgacgacgccgaccaccgccgccgcaggcgctcccaccgccacctgcagcccccgccgccgcacgcgcccGCGGCCGTCCCCTCCGCGTACGACGTCTGGATCTCCGAGCCCACCTCCGTcgaggagcgccgccgcctcctgctccagcgcctcGGCCTCTTCTCCGACCCAACGCAGCCTccctcgccgcgccgctcgcctcgTTCGCCGTCCCCTCCAGCAGCGTCTCCCCCGGCCTCGCCTCCGCCCCGGCCGGAGGCGGCCGCCGAGGAGCCCAGATCCGCCGGCCTCGGAAAGCCGCCGCTGGCGCGGAATCCCAGCTCCAGCGGCGGGGAGCAATGCCGGATCCGGAACCTCGACGACGGCACGGAGTTCGAGGTCGGGGAGGTGCACGAGGAGGTGGTCCGGGAGGTGGGCACCGGCCGGCAGCTCACCCTCGAGGAGTTCGAGCTCTGCGTCGGCCGCTCCCCGATCGTGCACGAGCTGATGAAGCGGACGACAACCGCCGCGTCCTCGTCCGCCTCCGATCATGCCGCCCCCGCGTCCAAGCCCCGGAGGAAGCCTGGGGGAGGGTGGCTGCGCGGCATCAGGCAGCTGGCGGGCAGTGTCGCGTACGGCCGCCGCAGCACCGAGGAGGGGGAcaaggagaaggagagggaagcgCGGCGCCTGAGTTCTGCCACCGACGACAGCCTTGACGGCTCCGGCTCGCGCAATGCTGGAAGGGTCCGGGTGCGCCAGTATGGGAAGGCGTGCAAGGAGCTCACCGGGCTGTTCATGACGCAGGAATTGGCTGCCCACTCGGGCTCTGTGTGGTGCATCAACTTCAGCCTGGATGGACGATACCTTGCAACTGCTGGAGAGGACCGTGTGATCCATGTATGGGAGGTGTcggagggagagaggaggggtgAGTTGCTCGGGGAAGCTTCGGTGACAAAGGAGAATGGCGGTGGCTGCAGCCCATTTCTTGCAGTTGTTGGGAATGATTCACCAGAGATAGCTGCATTGTCACTGACCGGTGCTGATGGAGGCTATgtggagaagaagaggaggccgAGGAAGCAGAGCAATCGGAAGTCTGTAGGTTCTGATCATCTAGTTGTGCCGGAGTGCGTCTTTGGCTTCAGAGACAAGCCAGTTTGCTCGCTCCTGGGGCATGCCGCTGATGTCCTTGATCTGTCATGGTCCAAATCTCAG TACTTGATCTCATCATCCATGGACAAAACAGTTAAACTTTGGGACATTACTAGCAGTACCTGTTTGAAAACATTCTCACATACAGACTATG TAACTTGCATCCAGTTCAATCCTGTCGATGATAACTTCTTCATTAGTGGATCACTGGATGAGAAAGTTCGCATCTGGAACGTCCGAGATCGTAAGATTGAGGATTGGAATGATCTTCATGAGATGGTTACCGCTGCTTGTTATTCTCCCGATGGACAG GTTGCACTGGTGGGCTCTCACAAAGGAAGCTGTCATATATTTGATACATCTG AGAAGAAGCTTCAGTACAAAAGTCACATAGATTTAAGAATTAGAAAAAAGAAGTCTGGCCAGAAGAAGATCACTGGCTTCCAG TTTGCTCCTGGAAGCTCCTTGGAAGTTCTGATTACCTCTGCAGATTCAAGAATACGGGTTGTTAATGGTGATGAATTGGTTCACAAGTTTAAAG GGTTTCGAAACACAAGTAGCCAAATCTCAGCTTCTGTAGCTCCGAACGGGAAATATGTCATCTGTGCCAGTGAGGATTCTCACGTCTATGTATGGAGACATGACAACAGTTCCCACCCCAGCAGAAGCAGGAGTACAGTTGATGTAACCAACTCATATGAACATTTCCACTGCCATGGTGTGACCGTGGCTATCACATGGCCCGGTGCGGAAGCCCGAGGCTCGTTTGGATCTCGCAGCAGCAGGCACAGTGATTCAGATGGAGCAGGGAACTCTGGCCGAGACGTCCCTGTAGAGAACACTGAGCACAATTCTGATGCAGCTGATAACAGAGACAATGAGAGCCCAGTTTGTGAAGGTGCGGCAAGCAGATGCGCCAGCAAACATCCAGGTGATGGAGCATCCACATCCTGGCCTGACGAAAAATTACCGTCTGCCAAGAGCAGCCCCGGTCAGTGCTCCTCCGATCTCTGCATTGGAGCCATGGATGTTCAGCGCCGGTCCGCGTGGGGTTTGGTGATTGTCACGGCTGGACGTGGAGGTGAGATCAGGGTGTTCCAGAATTTTGGCTTCCCAGTTCAAGTGTAA
- the LOC112899905 gene encoding dof zinc finger protein DOF1.6-like has product MAPAAGASTLSATSAGAADASKRPAASDAEPIGSPVLHHQASHGATEDGDEAARKAGLGQQHPRQQQQLECPRCQSTNTKFCYYNNYSTAQPRHFCRACRRYWTHGGTLRDVPVGGASRRGAKRRRVSAEPSPSSASSPPQTTARAEDAYRMIPDLSAFPFLSDGSFLPQLDLGAAPAATFSSWQQSVVSDFYDGFAPWDDGTAGAAGVTGAWGDIAGLELSWPPPGN; this is encoded by the coding sequence ATGGCGCCCGCAGCTGGAGCTTCGACCCTCTCGGCCAcctccgccggcgccgccgatgCTTCCAAGCGTCCGGCCGCTTCCGACGCTGAGCCGATCGGCTCCCCCGTGCTCCACCACCAGGCCAGTCATGGCGCTACCGAGGACGGCGACGAGGCCGCGCGCAAGGCGGGCCTGGGCCAGCAGCACccgaggcagcagcagcagctcgagtGCCCGCGCTGCCAGTCCACCAACACCAAGTTCTGCTACTACAACAACTACAGCACGGCGCAGCCGCGCCACTTCTGCCGGGCCTGCCGCCGCTACTGGACGCACGGCGGCACGCTGCGGGACGTGCCCGTCGGCGGCGCCTCCCGCCGCGGCGCCAAGCGCCGCAGGGTCTCGGCCGAGCCCTCGCCGTCGTCCGCGTCCTCGCCACCGCAGACGACTGCGCGCGCGGAGGACGCATACCGCATGATACCGGACCTCTCGGCCTTCCCGTTCCTCAGCGACGGCAGCTTCCTGCCGCAGCTCGACCTCGGCgctgcgccggcggcgacgTTCTCGTCGTGGCAGCAGTCGGTGGTCTCGGACTTTTATGACGGGTTCGCGCCGTGGGACGACGGGACGGCTGGCGCCGCCGGCGTGACGGGCGCGTGGGGCGACATCGCCGGCCTCGAGCTCAGCTGGCCGCCGCCGGGGAACTGA
- the LOC112901532 gene encoding uncharacterized protein LOC112901532 encodes MRRKAMLTVGRKKKGRGALLVSRRPLQHMVLRTLRELKKIVPDAQDADVDVLLRRTADYICILELKVTVLRRLSTIYGV; translated from the coding sequence ATGAGAAGGAAAGCCATGCTCAcagtggggaggaagaagaaaggccgGGGGGCGTTGCTGGTGAGCAGGAGGCCGTTGCAGCACATGGTGCTGAGGACGCTCAGGGAGCTGAAGAAGATCGTTCCGGACGCCCAGGACGCCGATGTGGACGTGCTGCTCCGGCGGACGGCTGACTACATCTGCATCCTCGAGCTCAAGGTGACCGTCCTGCGGAGGCTCTCGACCATCTACGGGGTGTGA
- the LOC112900308 gene encoding phosphatidylinositol N-acetylglucosaminyltransferase subunit P-like — translation MDEGARKTMEWPPPSTSPSLVVRSPRQTVSLIRNRRPHRDWDQSSRSPSFAARDHGPKPSEVYGFVGSITTVIATAVYLAWAYTPEPVLRSLGITYYPSKYWALAVPSFVIVAVALSMAIYMGLNFVATPPPTSFSTIFDENSRERMTFSPAMEEEMPIEPISDISIDHINDLMFGGG, via the exons ATGGACGAGGGGgcgaggaagacgatggagtggccgccgccgtcgacgtcGCCGTCGCTGGTGGTGCGCAGCCCCAGGCAGACGGTCAGCCTGATCCGGAACCGCCGTCCCCACCGCGACTGGGACCAGTCATCGAGGTCCCCCTCCTTCGCCGCCCGCGACCACGGGCCCAAGCCGTCGGAGGTGTACGGCTTCGTCGGATCCATCACCACCGTCATCGCCACCGCCGTCTACCTCGCCTGGGCGTACACGCCCGAGCCCGTCCTCCGGTCCCTTGGCATCACCTACTACCCTAGCAA GTATTGGGCATTGGCGGTGCCATCGTTCGTGATTGTGGCCGTGGCGCTGTCCATGGCCATCTACATGGGTCTCAACTTCGTCGCCACTCCTCCCCCGACTTCCTTCAGTACCATCTTCG ATGAAAATAGTCGGGAGCGCATGACGTTTTCTCCTGCAATGGAAGAAGAGATGCCGATCGAACCTATTTCAGACATTAGTATTGACCATATCAACGATCTTATGTTTGGTGGTGGATGA